From a region of the Schistocerca nitens isolate TAMUIC-IGC-003100 chromosome 8, iqSchNite1.1, whole genome shotgun sequence genome:
- the LOC126198514 gene encoding uncharacterized protein LOC126198514 — protein MSVYYTWAWHKHLNLLVIFSFFSFPLNSIVTFTGNKMDKVYEGVWKSILSGPYNVVFSHEDFVIDHYCFLGYEVAQIFTTVKEPSDELMELIWEVVGNHTEVDKSKFQKVVC, from the exons ATGTCAGTATATTACACATGGGCATGGCATAAACATTTGAACTTACTGGTAATATTCTCTTTTTTCAGCTTCCCCCTCAACAGCATTGTAACATTCACTGGAAACAAGATGGATAAGGTCTACGAAGGCGTAT GGAAGTCTATACTGAGCGGACCGTATAACGTGGTGTTCTCGCACGAGGATTTCGTCATTGACCACTACTGCTTTCTAGGCTATG AAGTGGCACAGATCTTCACAACTGTCAAAGAACCCAGCGACGAATTGATGGAACTGATATGGGAAGTTGTCGGTAATCACACTGAAGTGGACAAGTCTAAATTTCAGAAAGTGGTCTGTTAA